The Rhea pennata isolate bPtePen1 chromosome Z, bPtePen1.pri, whole genome shotgun sequence genome includes a region encoding these proteins:
- the CAPSL gene encoding calcyphosin-like protein: MPGTARHDHEMAIQAKRSLTKTTDPVERLRLRCLARGSAGIKGLGRVFRIMDDDNSRTLDFKEFVKGLNDYAMMIDKEEAQEIFRIFDKDGSGTIDFDEFLVTLRPPMSNARKEIIMQAFRKLDKTGDGIITIEDLRGVYNAKHHPKYQNGDWTEDQVFRSFLDNFDSPYDKDGKVTTEEFMNYYAGVSASIDTDVYFIVMMKNAWKL; encoded by the exons ATGCCAGGCACAGCAAGGCATGACCATGAGATGGCAATCCAGGCCAAGAGAAGTCTAACTAAAACCACGGACCCAGTAGAAAGACTTCGGCTGCGGTGTTTAGCAAGGGGATCTGCAGGCATTAAAGGACTTGGCAG AGTATTTCGGATTATGGATGATGACAACAGCAGGACCCTTGATTTCAAAGAGTTTGTGAAAGGATTAAATGATTATGCTATGATGATAGACAAGGAAGAAGCACAAGAGATTTTCCGGATATTTGATAAAGATGGCAGTGGAACAATTGACTTTGATGAGTTTCTTGTTACACTAAGA CCTCCCATGTCGAatgccagaaaagaaataatcatgCAGGCATTTAGGAAGTTAGATAAAACTGGAGATGGTATCATAACAATTGAAGACTTGCGGGGGGTTTACAATGCAAAACATCATCCTAAATATCAGAATGGAGACTGGACAGAAGATCAAGTATTCCGGTCCTTTCTAGATAATTTTGATTCACCCTATGACAAGGATGGGAAG GTCACAACAGAAGAATTCATGAACTACTATGCAGGAGTCAGCGCTTCAATAGACACTGATGTCTATTTTATCGTCATGATGAAAAACGCTTGGAAACTCTAA